GTCAGCTTTCGGCTCTCCTTCTCATGATGGTCGCTGTCATCACTTATCTATGCTGTTGAACTGTGACACTCAGCTGTTTCACAGTCTACTCCTGCACCGCTTCCCCTTTGGCGGGGGCGGATGGCTGTCGGTGTTGCAGGAATATGACGTAGATTAGTAAGTAGACGATTGAGCAAGTGATAGCTGCATCGGCGATATTGAATGTCCACCAACGCTGGAGCGTGTAGCCGAACATATCAATATCAAAGAAATCAACATCCAGAAAATCTACCACCCGCCCCAGTCGTACCCGGTCGATGATATTGCCCACGGCTCCGCCTGTAATGAATGCTAACGCATAACACAGTCTTGGCCTGTCGCGGTTGATGTAGGTGTAATAGAGTACAAAGAGCAGAATCAGGATTGATGAAATCAAGTAGACTGTGGATGAGCCAAAATTGGTGCCCATTGCTCCCCCCTCATTATAGACGAGGGTGAGCATGAAAAACTGCCCCAACACCTCAACGGAGGGGGAATCGGTCAGGCTGGCTACGGCCCAGAGTTTCGTCAACTGATCGGTCACAATGACCAGGACCAGAATCA
This sequence is a window from Candidatus Zixiibacteriota bacterium. Protein-coding genes within it:
- the lspA gene encoding signal peptidase II produces the protein MPYRTPECASSVSQLRRNPDLSAKENNPLLWSVLILVLVIVTDQLTKLWAVASLTDSPSVEVLGQFFMLTLVYNEGGAMGTNFGSSTVYLISSILILLFVLYYTYINRDRPRLCYALAFITGGAVGNIIDRVRLGRVVDFLDVDFFDIDMFGYTLQRWWTFNIADAAITCSIVYLLIYVIFLQHRQPSAPAKGEAVQE